Part of the Candidatus Palauibacter australiensis genome is shown below.
GATCCCCGGCATGGCCGCCGCAGGCGATGTTGGCCTGGTCAATCAGCGGCATCACCGCTTCGTCGGCCCCCTTCTCCCAGGGTCCGTAGCTCTCGCCCATGTCGCAGTTGATCAGCATGCGGGAAGATACCCGTGCGGGACGGGCGCCCGCACCTGCGTCCCGCCATGACGCCGCGCGGGACGCGGCATGGCTGGCGGCGCGCCGTCCGCCAAGCGAGAATCCATTGTAGGCTGTTTTGCCGCTGCGTTTGTCAACGGGAGTCGGTGCAAGATGATGGGAATTCTCACCCGGACGCCGGCGATGGCGGTCCTGAGCGCTCTCGGTCTCGGGCTCGCGGCCCCGGATGCGCGCGCGCAGGACGAACATTTCGAGATCGCGAAGCGCGTGCTTTCGAGCGTGCCCCTGTTCGATGGACACAACGACCTTCCCTGGGCGATCCGGAACGCGGACGCGCCGCGCAACGTCCGCGCCTACGACATCTCGCGCCCCACGCCGGGCCACACCGATCTCGCCCGCCTTCGGGCCGGCGGCGTCGGGGCCCAGTTCTGGTCCGTCTACGTCCCCTCCTCGGTCATGTGGGACGGCGGCGGCGCCCGCATGCAACTGGAGCAGATCGACATCGCACTCCAGATCATCTCCGATCACCGCGAGGACCTGGGGCTCGCGCTCACCGCGGCGGATGTGATGGACCAGTTCCACCGCGGCAAGGTCGCCTCGATGCTCGGCATGGAGGGGGGCCACGCGATCGAGAACTCGCTCGGCGCCCTGCGAGCCTTCTACGCGCTCGGCGTCCGCTACATGACGCTCACGCACAGCGCCAACCTCCCCTGGGCCGACTCCTGCTGCGCGCTGCCCGAACTCGGAGGACTCTCCGCCTTCGGCAAGGAGGTCGTCCGCGAAATGAACTGGCTGGGCATGCTGGTCGACATCTCGCACGTGTCGCCGGGAAGCATGCACGACGCGCTCGACGTGACCGAGGCGCCGGTCATCTTCTCGCATTCCTCCGCCCGGGCGGTAACGGACCACCCTCGCAACGTGCCGGACGACGTGTTGCGCCGGCTGCCGGAGAACGGCGGCGTGGTCATGGTCACCTTCGTCGAGTCCTTCGTGAACCAGGAGGTCGCCACCTACGTCGGCCCATCGGAAGGCCGCCCGCGCGCCACGATGGCCGATGTCGTGGCGCACATCGAGCACATCCGCGAGGTGGCGGGCATCGAACACGTCGCGATCGGGGGCGACTACGACGGCATCGACCGGGGGCCGGTCGGACTGGAGGACGTATCGACGTACCCCGCGCTGTTCGCCGAACTCTCCCGCCGCGGGTGGACCGAAT
Proteins encoded:
- a CDS encoding dipeptidase, producing MMGILTRTPAMAVLSALGLGLAAPDARAQDEHFEIAKRVLSSVPLFDGHNDLPWAIRNADAPRNVRAYDISRPTPGHTDLARLRAGGVGAQFWSVYVPSSVMWDGGGARMQLEQIDIALQIISDHREDLGLALTAADVMDQFHRGKVASMLGMEGGHAIENSLGALRAFYALGVRYMTLTHSANLPWADSCCALPELGGLSAFGKEVVREMNWLGMLVDISHVSPGSMHDALDVTEAPVIFSHSSARAVTDHPRNVPDDVLRRLPENGGVVMVTFVESFVNQEVATYVGPSEGRPRATMADVVAHIEHIREVAGIEHVAIGGDYDGIDRGPVGLEDVSTYPALFAELSRRGWTESELRALAADNLLRVMRAAEATARRLQAERDPSMATIEELDGLVP